From Pseudanabaena sp. PCC 6802, one genomic window encodes:
- a CDS encoding APC family permease: MTITKNARLNRSLHGLKHECLSYGEVLAQSIAVIAPTTVPAAVMGLIFASSGSGTWLSLLLGAIGLVFVSININQFARRSASPGSLYSYIVKGLGPSAGVLCGLGLVLAYLFTGMSTLCGFAIFSQKMLGNLGIHVESLLLFGAGAASAWYMAYRDIKLSAKMMLVLEGVSIASILLLGSIVWAHQGFAIDRSQLTLQGATPGGITMGIVLVVFGFSGFESSTSLGDEAKTPLRSIPKSVTQSVILAGLFFIVMAYIEILGFNSAGIDLGKSEAPLDFLAHQAGVDFLGVLISLGALLSFFSCVLACINPTARLLFLMARHGLLHNSLGKAHEFNLTPHMAIAVSSLLTFLVPALVNLFGVKTFDSQGYFGTICTYGFLLAYILISIAAPVYLYRLGKLRLRDVVFAILAIGFMLLPVVGTLGIPGSELFPTPAFPNNMFPYLFLLYLTVGFGWYVFQRVRSPILMGKMQQSIEEIHIQFSDIK, encoded by the coding sequence ATGACGATAACCAAAAATGCGAGATTAAACAGGAGTTTGCATGGCTTAAAACACGAATGTCTTTCCTATGGGGAGGTTTTGGCTCAATCAATTGCCGTAATCGCTCCTACCACTGTACCAGCAGCAGTCATGGGTCTTATCTTTGCCTCCTCTGGCAGCGGTACCTGGTTGAGCCTTTTGCTAGGCGCGATCGGTCTGGTGTTTGTCAGTATCAACATCAATCAGTTTGCTCGCCGCTCTGCTTCTCCAGGATCGCTATATTCCTATATTGTCAAGGGTCTCGGACCTAGTGCGGGAGTTTTGTGCGGTTTGGGATTGGTCCTGGCTTATTTATTTACCGGCATGTCCACCCTGTGCGGATTTGCTATTTTTAGTCAGAAGATGCTGGGCAACCTCGGCATTCATGTAGAGAGTCTGCTGCTATTCGGCGCTGGCGCTGCTTCTGCCTGGTATATGGCCTACAGAGACATCAAACTATCGGCAAAAATGATGTTGGTACTGGAGGGAGTCTCGATCGCTTCGATTCTGCTTTTAGGCTCGATCGTCTGGGCGCATCAAGGTTTTGCGATCGATCGATCGCAATTAACTCTACAAGGAGCAACCCCTGGCGGCATTACGATGGGCATCGTGCTGGTCGTATTTGGTTTCTCTGGGTTTGAGAGTTCAACCTCCTTGGGGGATGAGGCGAAAACCCCCTTGCGCTCCATTCCCAAATCCGTGACGCAAAGCGTAATCCTGGCTGGTTTATTCTTTATCGTAATGGCTTACATCGAGATCCTGGGGTTTAACAGTGCTGGGATCGATCTTGGCAAAAGCGAAGCTCCTCTAGATTTCCTCGCTCACCAAGCAGGAGTAGATTTTTTAGGAGTTCTAATTAGCCTGGGTGCATTGCTTAGCTTCTTCTCTTGCGTTCTCGCTTGTATCAATCCGACGGCTAGATTACTATTCTTGATGGCGCGGCATGGATTACTGCACAATTCGCTGGGCAAAGCCCACGAGTTCAACCTTACGCCCCATATGGCGATCGCCGTGTCATCCCTGCTCACCTTTTTGGTGCCTGCTTTAGTGAATCTATTTGGAGTGAAAACCTTTGACAGTCAGGGCTACTTTGGGACGATTTGCACCTACGGATTTCTGTTGGCGTATATCCTGATTTCGATTGCAGCACCAGTTTACCTCTATCGCCTGGGCAAACTGCGGTTGAGAGATGTAGTTTTTGCGATATTGGCGATCGGCTTTATGCTACTGCCAGTCGTGGGTACGTTGGGCATTCCCGGCAGCGAATTGTTCCCTACTCCAGCATTTCCCAACAACATGTTTCCTTATCTGTTCCTGCTGTATCTTACAGTAGGTTTTGGATGGTACGTCTTCCAAAGAGTACGCTCTCCAATCTTAATGGGAAAAATGCAGCAATCCATTGAGGAAATTCACATCCAATTTAGCGATATCAAATGA
- a CDS encoding LysR substrate-binding domain-containing protein, producing MARMTLEQLRIFLAVVEHLHFTRAAEFLYITQPAVSAAIQSLEAEYGLKLFHRIGRHIEITEAGTLLQSEAQKILDLVALTEQGLRELNDMQRGELKLGSSLTIGNYWLPDKLSQFQRQHPNISIKCTLANTEEICVGAATGLFDLGLVEGEVKPSLRGNLEQEAVGSDRILIVVGREHPWFARTEVSLSELKDIPWVMRESGSGTQQRFEEALYNWGIDPHQLNVIIVLNSGEMVKAVLEGGMGAAGISELMVKKELQLGSLRAVPIIDNRNDSKVNAEIIRPFLKLKHRQRFQTRVSRVFEQMLVS from the coding sequence ATGGCAAGGATGACCCTCGAACAGCTACGAATTTTTTTAGCTGTAGTAGAGCATTTGCACTTTACCCGCGCGGCAGAATTCCTTTACATTACCCAGCCTGCTGTTAGCGCTGCAATTCAAAGTCTAGAAGCAGAATATGGACTCAAGCTGTTTCATCGCATCGGTCGCCATATTGAGATTACTGAAGCAGGCACACTCCTGCAGTCAGAGGCTCAAAAAATTCTCGATCTGGTCGCCCTGACCGAACAGGGGCTGCGAGAATTAAACGACATGCAGCGGGGAGAATTGAAGTTAGGCTCTAGTCTCACGATTGGCAATTATTGGTTACCCGATAAACTCAGCCAGTTTCAACGTCAGCATCCCAATATTTCAATTAAATGTACCCTCGCCAATACAGAAGAAATTTGCGTGGGAGCAGCAACTGGTTTGTTCGATCTGGGGTTGGTAGAAGGAGAAGTAAAACCGTCTTTGCGCGGGAACTTGGAACAAGAAGCTGTGGGTAGCGATCGCATCTTGATCGTAGTCGGACGAGAGCATCCCTGGTTTGCCAGAACTGAAGTTAGCCTGTCAGAACTGAAGGATATCCCTTGGGTAATGCGTGAGTCGGGATCGGGTACGCAACAAAGATTTGAGGAAGCTCTGTACAATTGGGGCATCGATCCTCATCAGTTAAACGTAATTATAGTGCTCAACAGCGGCGAAATGGTGAAGGCCGTGCTGGAGGGCGGTATGGGGGCAGCAGGGATTTCCGAGTTGATGGTAAAAAAAGAACTCCAGCTTGGTTCTCTACGGGCTGTTCCCATTATCGATAATAGAAACGATTCTAAAGTAAATGCGGAAATTATCCGCCCCTTTCTGAAATTAAAGCACCGTCAGCGATTTCAGACGCGAGTGTCTAGGGTCTTTGAACAGATGTTGGTTTCTTGA
- the cysK gene encoding cysteine synthase A: MQIAHNITELIGHTPLVQLNTIPRLEHCGARVVVKLESMNPSSSVKDRIGVAMINAAEENGAILPGRSVIVEPTSGNTGIALAMVAAAKGYRLILTMPETMSIERRALLKAYGAELELTPGHEGMRGAIRRAAELAETIPHAFMPQQFRNPANPEIHRKTTAEEIWSDTDGEVDILVAGVGTGGTITGVAEVIKQRKPGFQAIAVEPANSPVLSGGDPGAHKIQGIGAGFIPEVLRTDLIDEVIAIADEEAIAYSRRLARDEGILSGISSGAALAAAIRVGQRPENEGKLIVLVQPSFGERYLSTALFEDPRIVEASAIK; encoded by the coding sequence ATGCAAATTGCTCATAACATTACAGAACTAATCGGCCATACCCCATTAGTGCAGCTAAACACCATCCCCCGCCTGGAACACTGCGGGGCCAGAGTCGTAGTCAAGCTAGAGTCTATGAATCCTTCGTCTTCAGTTAAAGATCGCATAGGCGTTGCCATGATTAACGCGGCAGAGGAGAATGGGGCGATCTTGCCCGGTAGATCTGTAATTGTGGAGCCGACTTCAGGCAATACAGGTATTGCCCTGGCTATGGTAGCAGCAGCCAAGGGATACCGTCTGATTCTAACCATGCCAGAAACCATGAGTATAGAAAGACGAGCGCTGCTCAAAGCCTATGGTGCGGAATTGGAGCTAACACCCGGCCATGAGGGCATGAGAGGTGCTATTCGTCGTGCTGCTGAGCTAGCGGAAACGATTCCTCATGCTTTCATGCCACAACAATTTCGTAACCCGGCCAATCCTGAGATTCACAGAAAGACTACGGCAGAAGAAATCTGGAGCGATACCGATGGGGAAGTTGATATTTTAGTGGCTGGAGTAGGTACGGGTGGCACGATTACAGGCGTAGCTGAAGTAATCAAACAACGCAAGCCTGGTTTTCAAGCGATCGCGGTAGAACCTGCCAACAGTCCCGTGCTATCGGGTGGAGATCCGGGTGCGCATAAGATTCAGGGAATTGGTGCTGGATTCATTCCCGAAGTCTTGCGAACCGATTTGATCGATGAAGTGATTGCAATTGCCGATGAGGAGGCGATCGCCTACAGTCGCCGCCTTGCCAGAGATGAAGGGATATTATCAGGAATCTCATCGGGGGCGGCGCTAGCTGCCGCCATTCGTGTCGGTCAGCGCCCAGAAAATGAGGGCAAGTTGATTGTATTAGTGCAGCCGAGTTTTGGCGAGCGCTATCTAAGTACGGCTTTGTTTGAAGATCCGAGAATTGTGGAAGCTTCAGCAATTAAGTAG